The Deltaproteobacteria bacterium genome window below encodes:
- a CDS encoding AI-2E family transporter encodes MKPNNHLIKSQKLKIYFFLVAFLFFIAGLLFVNNLLVSTFLAFVGFFLLKPFVDFLERKGLSRLASTLVPFIFFSFLLLLLGVILLPLLSNQAELLRRELPKYIEGTQKLVISLEAKLESIMSLSSKNQISAQIQDKLQLYAEYFFRDLPNALSNSLTVLFLAPFLTFFMLLDGKEFARKVISTVPNSYFELMLYLQHQIIEQMGGFIRARLLESVIVSLVVGVGLVILDFPYSLTLAIFAGILNLIPYLGPVIGIMPAVLIAWINNDPSSVLFWILFIYLLAQIIDAIFIVPLVVAKIVNLHPVIVVVVVMIGSQLMGILGMIISIPLASAIKVVYGAFYNHLTDNKNF; translated from the coding sequence GTGAAACCAAATAATCATTTAATAAAATCGCAAAAACTTAAAATTTATTTTTTTTTAGTGGCCTTTCTTTTTTTTATAGCCGGGTTGTTGTTCGTTAATAATTTGTTAGTTTCTACGTTTTTAGCCTTTGTGGGGTTTTTTTTACTCAAGCCTTTTGTTGATTTTTTAGAAAGAAAAGGTTTAAGTCGATTGGCTTCGACGCTGGTTCCTTTTATTTTCTTTTCTTTCCTTTTGCTATTATTAGGTGTGATTTTGCTACCGCTTTTAAGTAATCAAGCGGAGTTATTAAGAAGAGAGCTACCTAAATATATCGAAGGAACACAAAAATTAGTGATAAGTTTAGAAGCAAAACTTGAAAGCATTATGTCATTGAGTTCAAAAAATCAAATTTCTGCGCAAATTCAAGACAAATTGCAACTGTATGCAGAATATTTTTTTAGAGATCTTCCCAACGCCTTGTCAAACTCATTGACGGTATTATTTTTAGCCCCCTTTCTAACCTTTTTTATGCTTTTAGATGGAAAGGAATTTGCTCGAAAGGTAATTTCAACAGTTCCAAATTCCTATTTTGAACTTATGTTGTATCTGCAGCATCAAATTATTGAACAAATGGGTGGATTCATTAGGGCTCGTCTTTTAGAATCTGTCATCGTTAGTTTGGTTGTCGGAGTCGGCCTCGTCATATTGGATTTTCCATACTCGTTAACCTTGGCTATTTTTGCCGGAATATTAAATTTGATTCCTTATCTGGGGCCCGTTATAGGTATCATGCCGGCAGTTTTAATAGCTTGGATAAATAATGATCCCAGTTCAGTTCTTTTTTGGATTCTTTTTATATACTTACTTGCCCAAATTATAGATGCCATTTTTATTGTTCCACTCGTGGTTGCAAAAATTGTAAATCTTCATCCGGTGATTGTGGTTGTCGTGGTCATGATAGGTTCCCAGTTGATGGGTATTTTAGGAATGATTATTTCAATTCCTTTAGCCAGTGCTATTAAGGTTGTCTATGGGGCTTTTTACAATCATTTGACAGATAACAAAAACTTTTAG
- a CDS encoding tetratricopeptide repeat protein, whose amino-acid sequence MSYKLLVIIFLFLIKTIEASDNIGDSAGVHFKNGMNEYKNKNYTEAQSQFNQALDENPRNVAVLLNLGLTYYQLNQKGKALVYLLKGNALDPDFEPINQAIEVIRGQLKTNSLAQKNSYFEVFRNSILNKISLNIILALGAISLLFSGYLWIRYFSQKKKSVEQELDSPDFPAVGMIIFFLFILSAGLGLSKIIEAYSPRAIILSDNTQVKMAPGEEQSELFVLQEGSEVLVGQLQNEWVQVTYPGSLTGWVSKEKIILIR is encoded by the coding sequence ATGTCATATAAATTACTAGTTATTATTTTTTTATTCCTAATTAAAACTATTGAAGCTAGTGACAATATTGGTGATAGCGCAGGTGTACATTTTAAAAATGGAATGAATGAGTATAAAAACAAAAATTACACAGAAGCACAAAGTCAATTTAACCAGGCTTTAGATGAAAACCCACGAAATGTTGCTGTTTTATTGAATCTTGGCTTGACCTATTATCAACTCAATCAAAAAGGGAAGGCCTTAGTTTATTTATTAAAAGGGAATGCTTTAGATCCTGATTTTGAACCAATAAATCAGGCTATCGAAGTTATAAGAGGGCAACTTAAAACAAATTCTCTAGCTCAAAAAAATTCCTATTTTGAAGTTTTCAGAAATTCGATTTTAAATAAAATTTCACTTAATATTATTCTGGCTTTAGGTGCTATTTCGCTTTTATTTTCTGGGTATTTGTGGATTAGATATTTTTCTCAGAAGAAGAAATCTGTTGAGCAAGAATTAGATTCACCTGATTTTCCCGCAGTTGGCATGATTATTTTTTTCTTATTTATACTATCAGCCGGCCTAGGTTTATCAAAAATTATTGAAGCTTATAGCCCAAGGGCCATCATTTTGAGTGACAATACCCAGGTGAAAATGGCTCCTGGTGAAGAGCAATCTGAGTTGTTTGTATTACAAGAAGGTTCTGAGGTTTTAGTGGGACAACTACAAAATGAATGGGTTCAAGTAACCTATCCAGGATCTTTAACAGGTTGGGTTTCAAAAGAAAAAATAATATTAATTAGGTAG
- the cpaB gene encoding Flp pilus assembly protein CpaB produces the protein MANESKNLWISIIAGVFAAFMIYSYAQEQRKAINLQLGQKKVVVVAKEDISEMTTIYDSMLETKAYPNDYVPDGNFSNIQEIIGNVAAVPIKKGQPILKNHLYSPGADTGIALQVAPSKRAISIPIDEIRGVSKLIRPGDRIDLFVALDIGKGANLRRESFLLMQNVPVLATGVSVQNNIPRLIEYDSTGKNAIQTSLTGDTKYSTITVEAEIKEAQDLVYILSTSPGNIFVTLRNPTDGIIKSRLPSSTSDSILARATEGNMSSTEPSANPMAGGVIPTARPNNSNFNGR, from the coding sequence ATGGCGAATGAATCGAAAAACTTGTGGATATCAATTATTGCTGGTGTCTTTGCTGCGTTTATGATTTACAGCTATGCACAAGAGCAGAGAAAAGCGATCAATCTGCAGCTTGGTCAAAAAAAAGTTGTCGTTGTTGCTAAAGAAGATATTTCTGAAATGACGACGATTTATGATTCGATGCTAGAAACTAAAGCCTATCCCAATGATTACGTCCCAGATGGAAACTTTTCTAATATTCAGGAAATAATTGGAAATGTTGCTGCAGTTCCAATCAAAAAAGGGCAACCCATTTTAAAAAATCATTTATATTCACCGGGCGCAGATACTGGAATTGCTTTGCAGGTAGCACCATCCAAGAGGGCGATTTCCATACCTATCGATGAGATCAGGGGCGTTTCGAAATTGATTCGACCTGGAGATCGAATTGATTTATTTGTGGCTTTGGATATTGGCAAAGGCGCCAACTTGCGAAGAGAAAGCTTTTTATTGATGCAAAATGTCCCCGTTCTCGCAACGGGTGTCTCAGTTCAAAACAATATCCCTCGTCTAATTGAATATGATTCAACTGGAAAAAATGCCATTCAAACGTCTCTCACTGGTGATACAAAATATAGTACGATAACCGTAGAGGCTGAAATCAAAGAAGCTCAGGATTTGGTGTATATTTTATCCACGTCGCCTGGAAATATATTTGTAACATTAAGAAATCCTACTGATGGGATTATTAAATCAAGGTTACCCAGTTCCACTTCTGATTCAATTTTAGCTCGTGCCACCGAAGGCAATATGTCTAGCACCGAGCCATCAGCAAATCCAATGGCCGGTGGAGTTATTCCAACTGCTAGACCTAACAATTCAAACTTCAATGGACGATGA
- the hpt gene encoding hypoxanthine phosphoribosyltransferase yields the protein MKQIKDDMVPFLNQKEIEEIVTKLAKKLSEDYRDKEVVMICPLKGSIHFAADLVRKLDFPMQIDFVYLTSGGKGSGIKITKDISINVDNKHILILEEVIDSGRKLSFLKNRLLSANPASVKIACLLDKPARRELPVKPDYIGKVIDDRYVVGYGMDQEELGRNYSSIYNFKN from the coding sequence ATGAAACAAATTAAAGATGATATGGTCCCCTTTCTAAACCAAAAGGAAATCGAAGAGATAGTAACTAAACTTGCAAAAAAGCTGTCAGAAGATTATCGAGATAAAGAGGTAGTCATGATTTGTCCGTTAAAGGGCTCGATTCATTTTGCCGCAGATCTTGTTAGAAAATTAGATTTTCCAATGCAGATAGATTTTGTTTATCTAACCTCAGGTGGTAAGGGTTCTGGAATAAAAATCACAAAGGATATTTCTATAAATGTGGATAACAAACATATTTTGATTCTTGAAGAAGTTATTGATTCAGGAAGGAAATTAAGCTTTTTAAAAAACCGATTATTGTCTGCAAACCCCGCTTCTGTGAAAATTGCTTGTTTGCTGGATAAGCCAGCAAGACGTGAATTACCTGTCAAACCAGACTATATAGGTAAGGTTATAGATGACCGGTACGTTGTTGGTTATGGAATGGACCAAGAGGAGCTGGGCAGAAATTATTCCAGTATTTATAATTTTAAGAACTAA
- a CDS encoding tetratricopeptide repeat protein, translating to MEYQFEAVFQEAKEQFIAGNYKVAEPLIAQLLQRPQKNPEVFQMLGTIYYDQGKFNKAIKTFQRALEIDPSYTDASVGLSIILNDIGRYDEGKKVFQDAKKLIDLRSGRADPYIDEKIAGKHEELADLYFQYKKLNEALEQLLKAQKLSSRKPEITMRISEIYVQQGQMEKAVRDLKNIISEFPQFYQARLKLGIILYNANRTSEALEQWENVLIRDPQNPEARKYIKQLKRDLYETN from the coding sequence ATGGAGTATCAATTTGAAGCCGTTTTTCAAGAGGCCAAAGAGCAATTTATCGCTGGTAATTATAAGGTCGCAGAACCATTGATTGCTCAATTGCTGCAGAGGCCCCAGAAAAATCCAGAGGTGTTTCAAATGTTAGGAACCATCTATTATGACCAGGGAAAATTTAACAAAGCGATCAAGACTTTCCAGAGAGCATTGGAAATTGACCCATCATACACCGACGCCAGTGTTGGGCTTTCTATTATACTTAATGATATTGGAAGATATGATGAGGGCAAAAAGGTATTTCAAGATGCTAAAAAATTAATTGATTTAAGATCAGGAAGAGCCGATCCCTATATTGATGAAAAAATTGCTGGGAAGCATGAGGAATTAGCGGACTTATATTTTCAGTATAAAAAACTTAATGAGGCCTTAGAGCAGTTATTAAAAGCCCAAAAACTTTCTTCCAGGAAACCTGAAATTACAATGAGAATTTCTGAGATCTATGTTCAACAGGGACAAATGGAAAAGGCTGTAAGAGACTTAAAGAATATCATTAGCGAATTTCCCCAATTTTATCAGGCCAGGCTTAAGTTAGGAATCATATTATACAATGCAAATAGAACATCAGAAGCTTTAGAACAGTGGGAAAATGTACTTATCAGAGATCCTCAAAATCCTGAAGCTAGAAAATATATCAAACAATTAAAAAGAGATTTATATGAAACAAATTAA
- a CDS encoding pilus assembly protein, translated as MKAMKLFLFLYLVISIQAPFQAALAQEDTSNLADDSSGQTEDQKLGAETSDDSVLTTEGSEQFISYKQAEYINLTYGIEEDKKLPPLPKKIKIDGSYKGFVKIEFNKKLNIFRFKPLKEGFGTLVIYDSKNNKKVAEYRINVRKNSLDKVVIELKGMLAEIDGINTKIINNKVVIDGQVLTPKDLMRIKSVLRQFGDKVDSIVTVNPMAYKKICEFIMRDINNPEIECRAANEKIILQGQVGSEDEKIKAEIIAKVYVPPVFVDPSCSDGSIKCPKPANDGIINMITIKEGAPPAPKKIVKLNIHYVELKKDYSKSFRFEWAPRISDQTSGVEVKTGDQGGGIVTSLTAVISNLLPKLNSAKTHGHARVLESTSFMVKDGEKGTISQTIDEPYTVIGQTGNQGTAFTPTGLSAVITPTISQDRSGSVEMKMEFQVSQKIGVVDGKPVVSKNALQTVITVRDRQSAAVGGLIKNSTDTNYNRDPASNTLFNALAAKGNSRNQNQFVVFVTPVILTSASTDSEKVKAKFKMPY; from the coding sequence ATGAAGGCGATGAAATTATTTTTGTTTTTATATTTGGTGATTTCAATTCAAGCACCTTTTCAAGCAGCATTGGCCCAAGAGGACACTTCAAACTTAGCTGATGACAGTTCTGGTCAAACTGAGGATCAAAAATTAGGAGCAGAAACTTCTGATGATTCAGTTCTAACAACCGAAGGGTCCGAGCAATTTATTTCCTACAAACAAGCAGAATATATCAATTTAACTTATGGAATTGAAGAAGACAAGAAGCTCCCCCCTTTACCTAAAAAAATCAAAATTGATGGCAGTTATAAAGGGTTCGTAAAAATTGAATTCAACAAAAAATTAAATATTTTTAGATTTAAACCCTTAAAGGAAGGGTTTGGTACGCTTGTTATTTACGATTCAAAGAACAATAAAAAAGTGGCTGAATATAGAATCAATGTCAGAAAAAATAGTCTTGATAAAGTCGTCATTGAACTTAAAGGAATGTTGGCTGAGATTGATGGAATCAACACTAAAATTATAAATAATAAAGTTGTCATAGATGGGCAAGTCTTAACCCCTAAAGATTTAATGCGAATCAAAAGTGTTTTGCGACAATTTGGTGATAAGGTGGATAGTATCGTTACGGTGAACCCAATGGCATATAAGAAAATTTGTGAATTTATTATGAGAGACATTAACAATCCAGAAATTGAATGTCGAGCGGCTAACGAAAAAATAATTTTACAAGGCCAAGTAGGCAGTGAAGACGAAAAGATCAAAGCAGAGATTATTGCTAAGGTTTATGTTCCGCCTGTATTTGTTGATCCATCTTGTTCGGATGGTTCTATAAAATGTCCCAAACCTGCTAATGATGGAATTATAAATATGATTACCATCAAAGAAGGAGCACCTCCTGCACCTAAAAAAATCGTGAAATTAAATATTCACTATGTGGAATTAAAAAAGGATTATTCCAAATCATTTCGATTTGAATGGGCACCTCGAATCAGCGATCAGACTTCGGGTGTTGAGGTCAAAACAGGAGATCAAGGTGGCGGCATTGTGACTTCTTTGACGGCCGTGATTAGTAATTTATTGCCGAAGCTCAATTCGGCTAAAACCCATGGTCACGCTAGGGTTTTAGAAAGCACTTCTTTTATGGTTAAAGATGGTGAAAAGGGTACTATATCACAAACTATAGATGAGCCCTATACAGTGATCGGTCAAACAGGGAATCAAGGGACTGCATTTACTCCCACTGGACTTTCGGCCGTGATTACACCGACAATCAGTCAAGACCGTTCAGGCAGTGTCGAGATGAAAATGGAATTTCAAGTGAGCCAAAAAATTGGAGTTGTTGATGGCAAACCCGTGGTATCAAAGAATGCCTTACAAACAGTGATTACTGTCAGAGATAGGCAAAGTGCTGCCGTTGGTGGACTAATTAAAAATTCTACGGACACAAACTATAACAGGGATCCCGCATCCAATACTTTGTTTAACGCCTTGGCTGCTAAAGGAAATTCCAGAAACCAAAATCAATTCGTGGTTTTTGTAACGCCCGTAATTTTAACTTCTGCAAGCACTGACAGCGAGAAAGTAAAAGCTAAATTTAAGATGCCTTATTAA
- the bamD gene encoding outer membrane protein assembly factor BamD, translating to MYIKTLGLLLLLSLSFCLSSCSSDEKKTDTAEATFVVAQQYEKDELYDESIRKYTEVKNKYPYSQFALKAELAIADVYFKEESFAEAQINYQTFRELHPKHPQIDYVIFRIGLSFFNQLPDSIDRDLTHAHSAIDAFDELIEKHSNSIHVKEAKEKKVEALKKLAEKEDYVGDFYFKRKIYDSALIRYEFLLKSYPESNLQEKALARAYFSSFKNGDREKSKKYLEQLNKKYPNSKELSFLKGVEEP from the coding sequence ATGTATATTAAAACCCTTGGTCTCCTCCTATTGTTAAGTCTAAGTTTTTGTTTGTCGTCATGTTCAAGTGATGAAAAGAAAACAGACACCGCCGAGGCCACCTTTGTGGTGGCTCAACAGTACGAAAAAGATGAGTTGTATGACGAATCTATTCGTAAATACACTGAGGTAAAAAATAAGTATCCGTATTCACAATTTGCTTTAAAGGCAGAATTGGCAATCGCCGATGTTTATTTCAAAGAAGAATCTTTTGCTGAAGCACAAATTAATTATCAAACATTTAGAGAGCTTCACCCTAAGCACCCTCAAATTGATTACGTCATTTTTAGAATAGGGCTCAGCTTTTTTAATCAGCTACCTGATTCCATTGACAGAGACTTGACTCATGCCCATTCTGCAATTGATGCCTTTGATGAATTAATTGAGAAACATAGCAATTCTATTCATGTGAAAGAAGCTAAAGAAAAAAAAGTGGAAGCTTTAAAGAAGTTAGCTGAAAAAGAAGATTATGTTGGTGATTTTTATTTTAAAAGAAAAATTTATGATAGTGCCTTAATAAGGTATGAATTTTTATTAAAATCCTATCCAGAGTCTAATTTACAGGAAAAAGCTTTGGCTCGTGCTTATTTTTCTTCTTTTAAAAATGGGGATCGGGAAAAGTCTAAAAAGTATTTAGAACAATTAAATAAAAAATATCCAAATTCAAAAGAATTGAGTTTTTTAAAGGGCGTAGAGGAACCTTGA
- a CDS encoding cyclic nucleotide-binding domain-containing protein has translation MSVNYYWENIFKKDRKQLTVIETLKKNILFKDLSVSEIKLVQNIIHFRKYSQGEMVFKQGDVGVGMYIIISGAVDVIYDEKYITTLKEDDFFGELALVEEHGLRTASALIKEDSQLLGFFKPDLLEITHQSPEIGVKILFRIAQVLGLRLHETTSLVRTLRRETK, from the coding sequence ATGAGTGTTAATTATTATTGGGAAAATATTTTTAAAAAAGACAGGAAGCAATTGACGGTTATCGAAACCTTGAAAAAAAATATTTTGTTTAAAGATCTTTCTGTAAGCGAGATAAAATTAGTGCAGAATATCATTCATTTTCGTAAGTACAGTCAAGGGGAAATGGTGTTCAAGCAAGGTGATGTAGGTGTTGGAATGTATATCATTATTAGCGGAGCTGTGGACGTTATCTATGACGAAAAATACATAACCACTTTAAAGGAAGATGATTTTTTTGGTGAGTTAGCCCTCGTGGAAGAACATGGATTGAGAACAGCTTCAGCACTTATAAAAGAAGATTCCCAGCTTTTGGGATTTTTTAAACCTGATTTACTAGAGATTACTCATCAAAGTCCGGAGATTGGCGTTAAAATATTGTTTAGAATTGCTCAAGTTTTAGGTTTAAGGCTTCATGAAACGACATCTTTGGTGAGGACTTTAAGACGTGAAACCAAATAA